In Lycium ferocissimum isolate CSIRO_LF1 chromosome 7, AGI_CSIRO_Lferr_CH_V1, whole genome shotgun sequence, the sequence TCCTGAAGAGCTCTTCATGCTAGAACTTGAGCTCATCTTGAGACACCTTCCGCCTTGTCCACTATTTTTCTGTCGATCAAATAGAGCAAGGTTGCCACTAAAATCACTGTCAACAACCCGATTCCTGAATCTTTTTCGAGCTTTCAAGTCCATCTGAGTTTTCATTGCTTTTTCAGACATCTTCAGTGCCTGCTTCTCCCCAAAAGTACAAACAGGGCAAGCTGGATCATACTTGTTGACTTCTGGTGTCATACTCTCCAAGCACTCAGCATGGAAAACGTGGCCACAAATTAGTACAGAAACAACAGCTAGTTCATTTGAAGACCATGAAGATCTCTCTGTTACCAGCTTTGTACAAGTGCCACAGGTTTGGAGATCTACAGAAGGTGAACTGGAACTTCGACCACTAGCTCTGCTCATCTTGTCACGATGGAAACCCATGGATTCACTATCAAATGACCACCTATCTCTACGAGGATTTGCAAGAAGGTCAGAGAATGCGGGAACAGACCATCCATCTGAGGATCCACCATTTGAGCCCCTCGTTGAGTCATTACTCCAAGCAGGGAGCATGAAGGATGGTGATTCTTCAGAAATTGAGAATGTAGGTGACTTTATTCCTGGTATATGACTATCAGAAACTCGCCGTCCCAGCTGGTGGCCGGAAGAATAGTGAGGCAGAGGAGTAGAACTGGCAGGAAGCAGATGACTTTTTGATGATAAAGGAGATGTAGATAATGATGAAACAGAGGGAGGTGATGGAGACAGCTTTGCTGGAGAGGGGTATGGAACTGCTGATGACTCAAATGATTCTTTGACCTAAataccaaaagaaaggaaatcagAGAAGTCAAAAACATACAATACATGCCTGGAAAGTATCTTCAGCAAAACTTAAAACTGCCCTGTTCTTACCTCTGCGGAATTTCTGACAACCGATGGCTCTGCAAAGGCAAGAAAACTACTGTTATCTTACAAAGTACAAACAGCATATTATTGTCAACCAATAAAGTCCATCAGTTTTTCTTTCATGTCATATAAAACACCGAGGCCAGGAAACAGAATATCCAATTTTAATGTCCTTGAATCTTACAGGTCACCAGAAGAATAATGCAAAAGACATTCCATTTCCTACAGAactgaaaaattaaaatcaccAAACAGTTTTTCCTTCACAATAATTGGTCATCCTCCGCCTCTGCTCACAATCAGATTAAGATATGGTGGGGTACAAAATGAGATGCCTATCTCTAAGACATGTAAAATAGGTCACAAAAGTACTCAAACATGACCAAATTCAAGGGAATCTGCCAATAATGTTCGAGTACCACAAAGTCAATAATGTCTTATAACCAGTTATTTCCAACTAACCGCCTTGACAAGATAAAGAATTAACAGATTTATGTGTCGTTACCgatatcaaaaaaaaagaattaacagATTTATGTGATACTCACTAACTGACCATGCAAAATTACTTTGTCTATGGCAATTGAATACGAATTAAGACCAGACAGTTAACTAGGAAAAGGAAGCTGATTCAGAAGCCTCGTCATTATATATCAagctttgtgggatttcactgggtatgttgttgtataattCTGTGGTATGAACAAGGGCAGGATGAACAAACCAACTTCCCGCTGCCTCTCCCCAAGTATGTATCAATattatcattcttttttttagtGTCTACATCATTTAATCATAGAAAAAAGGGATTGAAAAGAAAGCCCCCAGGGCTTCGGTCTAGTGCTAAGACCGTAGCTTGTGATATGTGGGTTAAACACACATCCGGACAAAAGCCTGGTATTTCGGCGGAGATGGGTACGGGGAGGATTATCCATCAAATGCCAAACCATGCATCACTGACCCTCAGAGATTTCtctgttataaaataaaggcttcacaaataaaaaaattttaaaatggcAAACCACACGTCTGGTTTGGTTACCCTCCAACTCCAACCAGCATGTTTGGGATTCAAATCAACAAAGGAGCAATGAGGGGGAAAAGGCAACTGTTGACTCCTAGGCAAGAGGACATTGGAGTTTACCATGTCAAAAATTGCAagcaaaatggaaaataaaaattcaGCACTACTTCCTAACAGATGCAGAGAATGGTCACCAAGAGCAGAACAAAATCTACATCCAACGAAGAAGAAATATCAAGCAGCTTGCAGATCACAGAACCATTTAGTGCATCATTTTCATATAAAAGAAGGGGGAAGAAGAGAAAATGTAACCATCTTCTTTCACCAGTGTATAGTGTATACTTTACTGAAAATTCAAATCAaatcacttatacatagaacACAAGAATGCTTGGagataaaaaacaaaaacacgATATATCATGGattgacaacaacaacaacaacaacatacccagttgaatcccacagtgtggggtctggggagggttaaaatgtacgcagaccttacccccaccttggaaggtagggaggctgtttccgaaagaccctcggctcaaaagaaaacaagaaaacaagggCTTGGGAGATCAAAAGCTTCTACTAGTCCAAGTATTTGAACTCCAACTTGATGAAAACTAACCAAAGCTTTTAAAACCAATTGTTTATATTTGCACTAACAGAACACTAAGTCCCAACGACCACGTAAATCATTTGAGCGAGTGAAAAGTTAATAATTTACTTTTCCTGGATGAATGAAAGCCCATTTTTTGTCAATGATGTAAACCAGCTCATATCTCTCTATGACCATTAATTCTTTGGTTTGATATCTTAGACCTATT encodes:
- the LOC132065045 gene encoding uncharacterized protein LOC132065045; the encoded protein is MGSACCVAARDGAVINGSTSETLQRTVRSSPSWSFRWDNRGRVAGEETSVNWSSDGVGGNDRLEFKSGTTVETLYASEESSPLDSFRSHALQKSPASDCNTGNSTLHLSEPSVVRNSAEVKESFESSAVPYPSPAKLSPSPPSVSSLSTSPLSSKSHLLPASSTPLPHYSSGHQLGRRVSDSHIPGIKSPTFSISEESPSFMLPAWSNDSTRGSNGGSSDGWSVPAFSDLLANPRRDRWSFDSESMGFHRDKMSRASGRSSSSPSVDLQTCGTCTKLVTERSSWSSNELAVVSVLICGHVFHAECLESMTPEVNKYDPACPVCTFGEKQALKMSEKAMKTQMDLKARKRFRNRVVDSDFSGNLALFDRQKNSGQGGRCLKMSSSSSMKSSSGKPFLLRHFSFGSKGTKSFSESPSTRKKGFFWTRSSKE